TTACCGGCCGGCTACCTGGCGATCCTGCAGGCCTACGACTACGCCGGGGACCCGGTCACCCTGGTCCACGCCGACGACGACCGGCTGCGCCGGATGGCCGTGTTCGACGTGCTGATCAACAACGCCGACCGCAAGGGCGGGCACATCCTGACCGGGGTGGACGGACGCGTTCGCGGCGTCGACCACGGGGTGAGCCTGCACAGCGAGGACAAACTGCGCACCGTGCTCTGGGGCTGGGCCGGCAAACCCGTCGACGACGAGACGCTCGCCGCGGTGGCGGGGCTGCGCGACAAGCTCGACGGTGAGCTGGCCGAGCAACTCGGTGAGCACCTCACCGCCCGCGAGGTGGCCGCGCTGCGGGCCAGGGTCAGCGAGCTGCTGGATCATCCGGTGATGCCGACCCCGGATCGGCACCGGCCGATCCCGTGGCCGGCGTTCTAGGACGTCACATCGAGGTGCGGGGACCGAACCCCTCGAACGGATTCCACGACTGGCTGCCCCGGGCGTGCAGGTAGTAGGCGTAGTTGGCGGTGGACATGATCGCCCCGGCGAACGCGAACGTGATCACCTGGGTCAGGAACTGCGACGCATGCAGCGATGCGAGCAGTACCCCCAGCCCGAAGCCGATGCCCAGCAGCGTGGTGCCCTTGCGCCACATGCCCTTGACGTAGAAGTAGATGAAGCCGAACAGCAGCGCCCACACGTTCGACGTCAGGCGCACCTTGTCCCAGAACGGCAGGGTGCGGTAGGCGGCCTTGGCCACCGGTGACGAGTTGGGCAGGCCGTACAGATCGAAGAAGGCGAACCGGCGCTGCCAGGAGGGGGCGAGTTCGCCCGCCGCGGGTGCGGTCATGAACGGGTCGCCTTTCGAGAAAATCCGGGTTTGATCGAGCCCATCTTGAGCCATCGAGGCGCATCGTGGAGCGTTTCCCGACACGTGCCCTGCGACCCGGCCCGGCGGCCAAGCAATACTGGGTCGGTGAATTCCGCCGCGCAGACCGACGCCGACGTGGCCGCCATGGTCGCTGCCGAGGCGGGCGAACTGCTGGTGGCGTTGCGCGAGGAGGTCGGTTTCTACGACTCCTACGAGCTCGGTGACGCCGGAGACCGCCACGCCAACGTGCTGATCCTCAAACGGCTCGCCGAACTGCGCCCGGGCGATGCGGTGCTCTCCGAGGAGGCGGCCGACGACCTGTCCCGGGTGCACGCCGAGCGGGTGTGGATCGTCGACCCGGTCGACGGGACCCGGGAGTTCTCCATGCGCGGGCACGCCGACTGGGCGGTGCACATCGCGTTGTGGCAGCGCAACGGAACTTCTGAGGGCCTGATCACCGACGCCGCGGTCGCGCTGCCGGCGATCGGTGAGGTCTACCGCACCGACACGGTGACCGCCCCACCGCCGCGCCGCGAGGGACCCATCCGCATCACCGCCAGCACCTACCGGCCCCCGGCGGTGCTGTGGTGGCTGCGCGAGCATCTCGATATCGAGGTGGTCCGGATCGGTTCGGCCGGCGCGAAGGCGATGGCCGTGGTGCGCGGGGACGTCGACGCCTACATCCACGCCGGCGGGCAGTGGGAGTGGGACTCGGCGGCGCCGGCCGGGGTGGTGCAGGCCGCCGGGCTGCACGCCTCCCGGCTGGGTGGGGCGCCGCTGATCTACAACCGCCGCGACCCCTACCTGCCGGACCTGTTGATGTGCCGTACCGAGCTGGCCGACACACTGCTGCAGAGCATCCGGTCCGCGTTTTGACCCGGATCGCCGATTGCGGGAATGTATTCGGCGCCGAACTTGTCGGTTCCGGTGAGCGACAACCGGCACGACCACACCATCGAAAGGCATCGGTGACCGAACACCCTAGAGTCGACGTCATGCAGTCCTGGCCGGCGCCGACCATTCCCACGTTGCCCGGCCGGGGTGTACCGCTGCGCCTGTACGACACCGCCGACCGGCAGGTGCGCCCGGTGTCACCCGGCCAGACCGCCACCATGTACGTGTGCGGGATCACCCCGTATGACGCGACCCACCTCGGCCACGCCGCGACCTACCTGGCCTTCGACCTGGTCAACCGGGTGTGGCGGGACGGCGGACACGATGTGCACTACGTGCAGAACATCACCGACGTGGACGACCCGTTGTTCGAACGGGCCGAGCGCGACGGTATCGACTGGCGTGAGCTCGGCGACCGCGAGACGCAGCTGTTCCGGGAGGACATGACCGCGCTGCGGGTGCTGCCACCGCGCGACTACGTGGCCGCCACCGACGCGATCGCCGAGGTGATCGCGCTGGTGGAGAAGATGCTGGCGTCCGGGGCCGCGTACGTGGTCGACGATGCGCAGTACCCGGACGTGTACTTCCGCGCCGACGCCACCGAGCAGTTCGGCTACGAATCGGGTTACGACCACGACACCATGGCGCGGCTGTTCGCCGAACGCGGTGGTGACCCGGACCGCGCCGGTAAGGCCGATCCGCTCGACGCCCTGCTGTGGCGCGCGCAGCGGCCGGGCGAACCCAGCTGGCCCTCACCGTTCGGGGCCGGCCGGCCGGGCTGGCATGTGGAGTGCACGGCCATCGCCCTGGACCGCATCGGGACCGGACTGGACATCCAGGGCGGCGGGTCGGATCTCATCTTCCCGCACCACGAGTTCTCCGCCGCGCACGCCGAATGTGTCACGGGGGAGCGCCGATTCGCCCGGCACTATGTGCACGCCGGGATGATCGGCTGGGACGGGCACAAGATGAGCAAGAGCCGCGGCAACCTGGTGCTGGTGTCGCAGTTGCGCGCCGACGGGGTCGATCCGGGTGCGGTGCGGCTGGGACTGTTCGCCGGTCACTACCGCGCGGACCGGTACTGGAGCCCGGCCATCCTGGACGAGGCCGACATCCGGCTGCAGCGGTGGCGCGCCGCGACGGCGCTGCCGTCCGGACCGGATGCCACCGATGTGCTGAGCCGGGTGCGCAGCTACCTGGCCGACGACCTGGACACCCCCAAAGCGCTTGCCGCTCTTGATGGCTGGTGTACCGACGCGCTGACCTACGGCGGCGGTGACCAGTCGGCTCCAAAGCTGGTCGCCGACATCGTCGACAGTTTGCTGGGTATAGACCTTTAACCACCCACCTGCAGGAACGACACGGCGGGTACGTTGACCGCCATGAGCTCCCTGCACGGCAAGGTCGTCTTCATCACCGGTGGTGCCCGTGGGGTGGGCGCGGAGGTGGCCCGCCGGCTGCGCCGTAGGGGCGCGAAACTGGTGCTCACCGACCTGGACGCCGCGCCGCTGGCCGAGCTGGCCGCCGAGCTGGGCGGTGACGCTCACGTGCTGACCGTCCTGGCCGATGTGCGTGACCTCCCGGCCATGCAACGCGCCGCCGACGCGGCGGTGGCCCGCTTCGGTGGCATCGATGTGGTGCTGGCCAACGCCGGTATCGCCTGCTTCGGCTCCGTCCTGCAGGTCGATCCCGCCGCCTTCAAACGGGTGCAGGACGTCAACGTCGTCGGCGTCTTCAACACGGTCCGCGCCACCCTGCCGGCGGTCATCGAGCGGCGCGGCTACGTGCTGGTGGTGTCCTCGCTGGCGGCCTTCACCTCGGCCCCGGGGCTGGCGGCCTACCACGCCTCCAAGGCCGGCGCCGAGTACTTCGCCAACACCTTGCGCCTGGAGGTCGCCCACCTCGGGGTGGACGTCGGGTCCGCGCACATGAGCTGGATCGACACCCCGCTGGTGCAGGACGCCAAGGCCGACCTGGCCGCGTTCCGTGAGATGCTCGCCCGGATGCCCGGCCCGCTCAAGCGCACCACCACGGTCACCGAATGCGGTGCCGCGTTCGTCAAGGGCATCGAGCGCCGCAAGAAGCGGATCTACAGCCCGCGCTGGGTGGGGGTGTTCCGGTGGATCCGCCCGCTGGTCTCGACCCCGTTGGCCGAGCGCGACATCCGGCGGTTCACCCCCGAACTGCTGCCCGAACTCGACGCCGAGGCAACCGCCCTGGGCCGCAACACCAGCGCACGCACCGAAGCATTGGAGAAGCAGTGACCCGTCTGCTGTCGGTGATGGTCCTCATCGCCGCCCTGGCCGGCTGCAGTCCCGCCGCCAAGGAACCGGATCCGACCCCCACGCAGAGCGCTGCCGAGGATCGTCCGGTCTCCCTCGACGAGGCCCGTGCGATCGCGAAAGAGGCCTACGTCTACGGGTTTCCGATGGTCGACAACTATCGGGTGCAGTACGCCTACTTCGTGGACAAGGAGGACCCGGAGTACAAGGGCGGCTGGAACGCCATCCACAACTTCGCACGGGTGTCCACGCCCGCGGACACCGCGATCCAGACCCCGAATTCGGACACCCCGTACTCGTTCGTCGGCGCGGACCTGCGCGCCGAGCCGTTGGTGCTGACGGTGCCACCGATCGAACAGGACCGCTACTACTCCCTGCAGTTCGTCGACGGCTACACCTACAACGTCGGGTACGTGGGCAGCCGGACCACGGGCAACAACGGCGGGCGCTACCTGCTGGCCGGGCCCGGCTGGCAGGGCGAGAAACCCGAGGGCATCGACGAGGTCATCCGGTCCGGCACGGATCTGGCGTTCGTGCTGTACCGCACCCAGTTGTTCGGGCCGTCCGACATCGACGAGGTCAAGTCGATCCAGGCCGGTTACCAGGTGGCGCCGCTGTCGGTGGCGCTCAACCAGCCGTCGCCGGCGGCCGCCCCGCCGATCGACTTCACCCCGCCGCTGACCGCGGAGGCGCAGAAGACCTCGCCGCAGTTCTTCGAGGTGCTCAACGCCGCGCTGCGGTTCGCCCCGGCGCAACCGGGCGAACAGGAACTACGGGACCGGTTCGCGCGCATCGGCATCGGGCCGGGCGGTGACTTCGACGCCGACAAACTGAGCCCGGAGATGCGCACGGCCGTCGAGGACGGCATGGCGGACGCCTGGGCCGAGTTCGACGCGTTCAAGAAGGACAAGGTCGACACCGGCGAGGTCGGCTCGGCGCAGTTCTTCGGCACCGCCGAGGACCTCGACGGCAATTACCTGTACCGGATGGCCGGCGCGGTGCTGGGCATCTACGGCAACACCGCGGCCGAGGCGCTGTACCCGAGTGCGATGAACGACTCCGACGGGGCGCCACTGACCGGGGCCCAGCGCTACACCTACCGGTTCGAGCCGGGACAACTGCCACCGGTCAACGCGTTCTGGTCGCTGACCATGTACGAGCTGCCGTCCAGTCTGCTGGTGGACAATCCGATCAACCGGTATCTGATCAACTCGGAGATGCTGCCGCAGTTGGTGCCCGACGCGGACGGCGGCTACACGCTGCTGATCCAGCACGACTCGCCCGGGGCCGACAAGGAACCCAACTGGCTGCCGGCACCCGAGGGACCGTTCGCCCTGGTGTTGCGGCTGTACTGGCCCAAGCCGGACGCGCTGAACGGCAGCTGGCAGGCGCCGCAGCCGGAGCGGGTCGGTTAGCGGCCACGCCTACGCAGGTACCGCTCGAACTCGGCGGCCAGCGCGTCGCCGTCGATCTTGCCCAGCGCCTCGTTCATGTCCACCTCGGCGTCGCCGCGTTCCTCCAGTGACTGCACGTACTCGGCGATCTCGTCGTCCTCGGCGGTCATCTCGGTGACGGCCTGCTCCCACTCCTCGGCCGCGGTGGGCAGATCGGCCAACGGCACCTCGATGTCCAGGACGTCCTCGACGCGCCGTAGCAGCGCCACGGTGGCCTTCGGGTTGGGCGGCTGGGACACGTAGTGCGGAACCGCCGCCCAGAACGTCACCGCCGGGATCCCGGCCTGCACGCAGGCGTCCTGGAACACCCCGGCGATACCGGTGGGTCCCTCGTAGCGGGTCTCCTCCAGGCCGAAGAGCTTGGCCGATTCCGCCGAGTACGCGGCACCGGACACCGGGACCGGGCGGGTGTGCGGTGTGTCGGCGAGCAGCGCACCCAGAATGACGACGGTGTCGACGTTCAGCTTGTCGGCGATGGCCAGCAGTTCCGCGCAGAACGTGCGCCAGCGCATGTTCGGTTCGACCCCGTGCATCAGCACGATGTCGCGGTCGCTGCCCGGCGGGCGGCAGTGCGAGATCCGCATCGACGGCCAGACCAACTCACGTGTGACGCCGTCGATCTGGCGGATCACCGGGCGATTCACCTGGTAGTCGTAGTAGCTCTCGTCGTCGATCTCGACGATGGTCACGGCTTCCCAGATCGCGTCCAGGTGCTCCAGGGCTCCGCTGGCCGCGTCGCCGGCGTCGTTCCAGCCCTCGAAGGCCGCCACCACGACTGTGTTCTGCAGCTCCGGCAGGCCGGGCACGCTCGGATCCGACGGTGTCACACTGCCAGCGTAAGCCCTGGATCGCAGCGAGGAGCCACGGCGGGCCACACGGCGATTTGCGGCCCGGATCCCCGTGGTCAGGGCGGTGCGGGACAAATCCATTTGGCTAGCCGGACTACTCTGTTCCTGTGACCGCCGGCTTGCGACACCCACGCGACACCCGCCGACCGGACCTGTTCGGCCGGCGTGTCATGCCCGGTGCCGGCGTCAAGGCCGGTGCCCGCGAGGTCGAGGCCAAATGCGTTGGACTGCAACAGGTCCAGCCCTGGTGTCGTTGACCTGCCGACAGGTCCCGCGAACTGTCATCGCGGTGACGAGTTGGGCGTCCGGACGTCGATCGGGTGACGACGTAGACTTTCCAAGGTCGAGAGGCGTTGCAACGGTTATCTGGGGGCTGTTTCCCCTGGTATCCGCCACGCTCGGCAGAGTCAAGGACGCCTTCCGCCACGGAAGGAGTGCACGTGACAGGCCTTGAGCCGAACATCCGCCCGGACTGCACCGACGAGCTGACCGCCGCTCTGCAGCAGCGCATCGTGGTGATCGACGGCGCCATGGGCACGGCGATCCAGCGCGACCGCCCCGACGAGGACGGCTACCGCGGTGACCGGTTCACGGAGTGGCCGACGGCGCTGCAGGGCAACAACGACCTGCTCAACCTGACGCAGCCGCAGATCATCGAGGGCATCCACCGCGAGTACCTGGAAGCGGGCGCGGACATCCTGGAGACCAACACGTTCAACGCGAACGCGGTCTCGCTGTCGGACTACGACATGGCCGACCTGAGCTACGAGCTGAACTACGTGGGCGCCGCCCTCGCCCGCAAGGCCGCCGACGAGTACAGCACCCCGGACAAGCCCCGCTACGTCGCCGGCGCCATCGGGCCGACGACCCGCACCGCGTCCATCTCACCGGACGTCAATGACCCGGGCGCCCGCAACGTCTCCTACGACCAGCTCGTGGCCGCCTACTTGGAGGCTGCCAACGGCCTGGTCGACGGCGGCTCCGATCTGATCATCATCGAGACCATCTTCGACTCGCTGAACGCCAAGGCGGCGGTCTTCGCCGTCGAGACGCTGTTCGAGCAGCGCGGCCGGCGCTGGCCGGTGATCATCTCCGGCACCATCACCGACGCGTCCGGGCGCACGCTGTCCGGCCAGGTCACCGAGGCGTTCTGGAACGCGATCCGGCACGCGAGACCGATCGCGGTCGGCCTCAACTGCGCCCTCGGCGCACCGGAGATGCGGCCCTACATCGCCGAGATGGCACGCATCGCGGACACCTACGTCTCCTGCTACCCGAACGCCGGCCTGCCCAACGCCTTCGGTGAGTACGAAGAGTCTCCGCAGCGCCAGGCCTCCTACATCGCCGAGTTCGCCGAGGCCGGCCTGGTCAACCTGGTCGGCGGGTGCTGTGGCACCGCGCCGCCGCACATCGCCGAGATCGCCAAGGTCGTCGACGGCAAGGCGCCTCGCGAACTGCCGCAGATCCCGGTGGCCACCCGGCTGTCCGGCCTGGAGCCGCTGAACATCTCCGACAGCTCGCTGTTCGTGAACATCGGGGAGCGCACCAACATCACCGGCTCGGCCCGGTTCCGCAACCTGATCAAGGCCGAGGATTACGACACCGCGTTGTCGGTGGCGCTGCAGCAGGTCGAGGTCGGTGCGCAGGTCATCGACATCAACATGGACGAGGGCATGATCGACGGCGTCGCCGCGATGGACCGGTTCACCAAGCTGATCGCCGCCGAACCGGACATCAGCCGCGTCCCGGTGATGATCGACTCCTCGAAGTGGGAGGTCATCGAGGCCGGCCTGAAGAACGTGCAGGGCAAGCCGATCGTCAACTCGATCTCCCTGAAGGAGGGCGAGGAGAAGTTCATCCGCGAGGCCCGGCTGTGCCGCAAGTACGGCGCGGCCGTCGTCGTGATGGCCTTCGACGAACAGGGCCAGGCCGACAACCTGGAGCGCCGCAAGGAGATCTGCGGGCGCGCCTACCGGATCCTGACCGAAGAAGTCGGCTTCCCGGCCGAGGACATCATCTTCGACCCGAACTGCTTCGCTCTGGCCACCGGTATCGAGGAGCACGCCACCTACGGGATCGACTTCATCGAGGCGTGCGCCTGGATCAAGGAGAACCTGCCCGGGGTGCACATCTCCGGCGGCATCTCGAACGTGTCGTTCTCGTTCCGCGGCAACAACCCGGTCCGCGAGGCCATCCACGCGGTGTTCCTGTTCCACGCCATCAAGGCCGGCCTGGACATGGGCATCGTCAATGCCGGTGCGCTGGTGCCGTACGACTCGATCGACCCCGAGCTGCGCGAGCGCATCGAGGACGTGGTGCTCAACCGCCGCGCGGATGCCGCCGAGCGGCTGCTGGAGATCGCGGAGCGGTTCAACAGCAAGAACTCGGGAGAGGGTGACGAGCGAGCTGCCGCCGAATGGCGCAGCTTGCCGGTTCGCGAACGCATCACGCACGCCCTGGTCAAGGGCATCGACGCGCACGTCGACGCCGACACCGAGGAACTGCGGGCCGAGATCGATGCCGCCGGCGGGCGGCCGATCGAGGTGATCGAGGGCCCGCTGATGGACGGGATGAACGTCGTCGGCGACCTCTTCGGTGCGGGCAAGATGTTCCTGCCCCAGGTGGTGAAGTCGGCCCGGGTGATGAAGAAGGCCGTCGCCTATCTGCTGCCGTTCATCGAGGCCGAGAAGGAGGCCTCCGGCGCGGCCGCCGGTAAGGACACCAACGGCACCATCATCATGGCGACCGTCAAGGGCGATGTCCACGACATCGGCAAGAACATCGTCGGAGTCGTGCTGCAGTGCAACAACTTCGAGGTGATCGACCTCGGGGTGATGGTGCCCGCGCAGAAGATACTCGACGCGGCCAGGGAGCACGACGCGGACATCATCGGGTTGTCCGGTCTGATTACCCCGTCGCTGGACGAGATGGTGAACTTCGCCGTCGAGATGGAGCGCGAAGGACTGCAGATCCCGCTGCTGATCGGCGGCGCGACCACCTCGCGCGCCCACACCGCGGTGAAGGTGGCGCCGCGCCGCAGCGGCCCGGTGGTCTGGGTCAAGGACGCGTCCCGCTCGGTGCCGGTCGCCGCGGCGCTGCTCGACGACAGGCAGCGGCCCGCGCTGCTGGAGGCCACCGCGAAGGACTACGCGGCCCTGCGCGAACGGCACGCCCAGAAGAACGAGCGGCCGATGCTGACCCTGGAGAAGGCCCGGGCGAACCGCACCCCGATCGAGTGGGACGGCTACACGCCACCGGTGCCCGCCCAGGGTGTCGGGGTCCGCGAGTTCATCGACTACGACGTGGCCGAGTTGCGCGAGTACATCGACTGGCAGCCGTTCTTCAACGCCTGGGAGATGAAGGGCCGGTTCCCGGACATCCTGAACAACCCCGTGTCGGGGGAGGCCGCCCGCAAGCTGTACGACGACGCCCAGGAGATGCTCGACACCCTGATCAAGGAGAAGTGGCTGAGGGCCAACGGGGTGATCGGGTTCTTCTGCGCCAACGCCGTCGGCGACGACATCGAGGTCTACACCGACGAGAGCCGGACCGAGGTGCTCACCACGCTGCACAACCTGCGCCAGCAGGGGGAGCACCGCGCCGGCATCCCGAACCGGTCCCTGGGCGACTTCGTCGCCCCCAGAGAAACGGGCCTGCGGGATTACGTCGGCGCGTTCGCCGTCACCGCGGGGCTGGGCAGCCAGGACAAGATCACGGAGTTCAAGGCCGACCACGACGACTACAACGCGATCCTGCTGGAGTCGCTGGCCGACCGGCTGGCCGAGGCGTTCGCCGAACGGATGCACCAGCGGGTACGCCAGGAGTTCTGGGGTTACCAGCCCGACGAGCAACTGGACAACGCGGCGCTGATCGGGGAGAAGTACGTCGGGATCCGCCCGGCGCCCGGCTACCCGGCCTGCCCCGAACACACCGAGAAGGCCACCCTGTTCGAGTTGATGGACGTCACCGAGCGGACCGGCATCGAGCTGACCGAATCGATGGCGATGTGGCCCGGGGCCGCGGTCAGCGGCTGGTACTTCTCGCACCCGCAGTCGCAGTACTTCGTGGTGGGCCGGATGGCTCAGGATCAGATCGCCGACTACGCCCGGCGCAAGGGCTGGACCCTGGCCGAAGCCGAGCGCTGGCTGGCACCCAATCTCGGCTACAACCCGGAGGACTGAGGCTCAGCCGAACCGGTCCGCGTTCAGCTTGGCCCACTCGGCGATCGAGATCGCCGGTGCGCCAGTCAGTTCGGCGACGAGGTCGTTGGCCTGCTGGGGTGTCTGCACGCCGGCCGCCAGGAGGTCGACGTACCAGCTCGCCTGCTCACCCATGACCGGCGCGAGCGTTGCCAGCGCCTCCTCGCGGCTACACGTCTCGAACCGGACCGGCCTGCCGATGCCGATCCCGATCTGTTCGGCGATCTGGGCCCGGGTCAGCGCCTCGGGCCCGGTGAGCTCATACATCCGGCCCAGGTGCGCATCGTCGGGTGCGGCGAGCAACGCCGCGGCGACGCGGGCGATGTCGTCCATCGCGATCGGCGCCTCCACCACGTCGGGGTAGGGCTCTCGAACCGTGCCGGTCGCCGCGATCTGGGTGGCCCACATGGCGAAGTTCTCGCAGAACTCACCCGGCCCGAGCTGGATGGCCGGCACCGCGGCCGCCGCGATCACGTCGGCATGCTGCTGCCAGTGCGCGCCACCGGAGAGCGCCACCACATAGGACACGCGGGCCGCGGCGATCATCTCGCACGTGATGCCGATCGTCGGCGGGTACGGCGCCAGGTACACCCGGTCCACATCGGCCAGCGCCACCGACATCGTCTCCGGCCTGCCGAGGAAACCGGTGACCACCTCCACGCCGTCGGGCAGATTCGCCTTGGCCGGATCGGTGGTCAATGCCCGGATATCCCGGACTCCCAGCTCGAGCAGTCGATCCACGACCTTGCGGCCGATGTTGCCGGTGGCGCCCGTCACAAGAACCGTCATGGCACCACGTTAGCCGCGCGCCCCGACGAGCTTCGATTTCCGGGCCCCCGGAGTCGATGAGAGGATGGCACCCATGCGTGCTGTGTTGTGGGATATGGATGGCACCATCGTGGACTCCGAAAAGCTCTGGGACTTCGGCATTCACGAGCTCTACCGCCAACACGGACGGCAGCTGAGCGCCCAGGTGCGGACCAGCACGATCGGCGGCTCGAGTGAGACCGTGATGCAGATCGTGTACGCCGACCTGGGCCTGGATCCCGACCCCGCGGACATGGCCCGGACCGCGGACTGGCTGCACGAATACGTCGGGGGACTCTTCGCGACCGGCCTGCCGTGGTGCGCCGGCGCCCGGGAAATGCTCGACGGCCTGACCGCCGCCGGGGTTCCGATGGCGTTGGTGACCAACACCCGTCGCGATCTGGCCGATCAGGCCCTGGAGTCGATCGGCCGGCACTACTTCTCGGTTTCGGTGTGCGGGGACGAAGTGCCCGCGGGCAAGCCGTCGCCCGACCCGTATCTGCGGGCCGCCGAGCTGCTGGGTCTGGATCCCGCGGACTGCCTGGCGATCGAGGACTCGGTGACGGGCTCGACGTCGGCGGAGTCCGCCGGGTGCGCGGTTCTGGTCGTGCCCAATGAGATCGAGGTGCCGTCCGGCCCGCGCCGGCGGCACGCCGAATCCCTGGCCGGGCTGACAGTGCACGATCTACGGGTGGTGCACACCGAACTCGGCGCCGATCAGGACGAACGCAGCGCCTGATTTCCTCTCCGGGTAACGGTCCATTACCCACCGCGTCTGTGCGATTGTGATGTGGCACCCATCACAGCGCGCTGCGGAAGGACGAGTCGATGACACACGGTCCGGTCGGCGGAGATGACGCCTCGTTCCTCGACGATGATTCCGGGTTCAGTTCCGGCCGGACGGCGGTGAGAATCGCCGCGGTGGCCGCGCTCGGCGGCCTGTTGTTCGGCTACGACAGCGCGGTCATCAACGGTGCGGTGTCCTCGATCCAGGAGGACTTCGGGATCGGCAACTACGCCCTGGGGCTCGCGGTGGCGTCCGCGCTGCTGGGCGCCGCGGCCGGTGCCCTGTCCGCCGGCCGCATCGCCGACCGGATCGGGCGCATCGCGGTGATGAAGATCGCCGCCGTGCTTTTTCTCATCAGCGCATTCGGCACCGGACTGGCCCCCG
This region of Mycolicibacterium diernhoferi genomic DNA includes:
- the metH gene encoding methionine synthase, whose product is MHVTGLEPNIRPDCTDELTAALQQRIVVIDGAMGTAIQRDRPDEDGYRGDRFTEWPTALQGNNDLLNLTQPQIIEGIHREYLEAGADILETNTFNANAVSLSDYDMADLSYELNYVGAALARKAADEYSTPDKPRYVAGAIGPTTRTASISPDVNDPGARNVSYDQLVAAYLEAANGLVDGGSDLIIIETIFDSLNAKAAVFAVETLFEQRGRRWPVIISGTITDASGRTLSGQVTEAFWNAIRHARPIAVGLNCALGAPEMRPYIAEMARIADTYVSCYPNAGLPNAFGEYEESPQRQASYIAEFAEAGLVNLVGGCCGTAPPHIAEIAKVVDGKAPRELPQIPVATRLSGLEPLNISDSSLFVNIGERTNITGSARFRNLIKAEDYDTALSVALQQVEVGAQVIDINMDEGMIDGVAAMDRFTKLIAAEPDISRVPVMIDSSKWEVIEAGLKNVQGKPIVNSISLKEGEEKFIREARLCRKYGAAVVVMAFDEQGQADNLERRKEICGRAYRILTEEVGFPAEDIIFDPNCFALATGIEEHATYGIDFIEACAWIKENLPGVHISGGISNVSFSFRGNNPVREAIHAVFLFHAIKAGLDMGIVNAGALVPYDSIDPELRERIEDVVLNRRADAAERLLEIAERFNSKNSGEGDERAAAEWRSLPVRERITHALVKGIDAHVDADTEELRAEIDAAGGRPIEVIEGPLMDGMNVVGDLFGAGKMFLPQVVKSARVMKKAVAYLLPFIEAEKEASGAAAGKDTNGTIIMATVKGDVHDIGKNIVGVVLQCNNFEVIDLGVMVPAQKILDAAREHDADIIGLSGLITPSLDEMVNFAVEMEREGLQIPLLIGGATTSRAHTAVKVAPRRSGPVVWVKDASRSVPVAAALLDDRQRPALLEATAKDYAALRERHAQKNERPMLTLEKARANRTPIEWDGYTPPVPAQGVGVREFIDYDVAELREYIDWQPFFNAWEMKGRFPDILNNPVSGEAARKLYDDAQEMLDTLIKEKWLRANGVIGFFCANAVGDDIEVYTDESRTEVLTTLHNLRQQGEHRAGIPNRSLGDFVAPRETGLRDYVGAFAVTAGLGSQDKITEFKADHDDYNAILLESLADRLAEAFAERMHQRVRQEFWGYQPDEQLDNAALIGEKYVGIRPAPGYPACPEHTEKATLFELMDVTERTGIELTESMAMWPGAAVSGWYFSHPQSQYFVVGRMAQDQIADYARRKGWTLAEAERWLAPNLGYNPED
- a CDS encoding SDR family oxidoreductase, which encodes MTVLVTGATGNIGRKVVDRLLELGVRDIRALTTDPAKANLPDGVEVVTGFLGRPETMSVALADVDRVYLAPYPPTIGITCEMIAAARVSYVVALSGGAHWQQHADVIAAAAVPAIQLGPGEFCENFAMWATQIAATGTVREPYPDVVEAPIAMDDIARVAAALLAAPDDAHLGRMYELTGPEALTRAQIAEQIGIGIGRPVRFETCSREEALATLAPVMGEQASWYVDLLAAGVQTPQQANDLVAELTGAPAISIAEWAKLNADRFG
- a CDS encoding HAD family hydrolase — translated: MRAVLWDMDGTIVDSEKLWDFGIHELYRQHGRQLSAQVRTSTIGGSSETVMQIVYADLGLDPDPADMARTADWLHEYVGGLFATGLPWCAGAREMLDGLTAAGVPMALVTNTRRDLADQALESIGRHYFSVSVCGDEVPAGKPSPDPYLRAAELLGLDPADCLAIEDSVTGSTSAESAGCAVLVVPNEIEVPSGPRRRHAESLAGLTVHDLRVVHTELGADQDERSA